The proteins below are encoded in one region of Apium graveolens cultivar Ventura chromosome 4, ASM990537v1, whole genome shotgun sequence:
- the LOC141716697 gene encoding uncharacterized protein LOC141716697, with product MVLCVQCGTGSNPCRCKVVGPTVGFLAMAAAAVVEWPVGAVVYIFKHVKGRRIMAHPATVVYPKVNRAIPI from the coding sequence ATGGTGTTGTGTGTGCAATGCGGGACAGGAAGCAACCCATGCAGATGCAAGGTAGTGGGCCCAACGGTGGGGTTTTTGGCAATGGCAGCGGCGGCGGTGGTGGAGTGGCCGGTGGGAGCGGTGGTGTACATATTCAAGCATGTAAAGGGTAGGCGCATTATGGCTCATCCAGCCACCGTGGTCTATCCCAAGGTCAACAGAGCTATTCCTATATAG
- the LOC141718416 gene encoding protein FAR1-RELATED SEQUENCE 5-like has protein sequence MASSSNRDQIFDSVAQNLCSSGNVSYMENNGLFEGVCDSSSYDMVEELIEGFDDSFSRTTNVWNPKVLDHSFKPYVGQRFKDIESCSSFYTEYGVQGGFNVRKSTQKVKNKIVVTKYLVCQKAGHYDTSGPKDSGEGHNHPLVSESGKEFLRANRTMTSFQRQFILDAAKSNIGAYRAHGIYNSMSVTFASALLNHENEINFTWACEMVLKVFGRPPKCIITDQCLAMKTTIFKVFPDCIHRYCIWHIMQKFPAKVGLVFCAESDFMEKLNKFVWSSHFTVAEFESGWDAVLKEFGLSEHIWLNEIYAMRKSWIPAFFRDKPMRALLRTTSRSESTNFYFNHFVQKGDTLSKFYMCYESSIKKQNHESKKLTNGDTCIPKLVTKKNIEKHAAQVYTRTMFYKVQKQIKFSCFHISLGSPPIAVDGVNKYVV, from the exons ATGGCGTCTTCATCGAATCGAGATCAAATTTTTGATTCTGTAGCTCAAAATCTTTGTTCTTCAG GAAATGTTTCATACATGGAAAATAATGGTTTGTTTGAAGGTGTTTGTGATTCTAGTTCGTATGATATGGTTGAAGAATTGATAGAAGGTTTTGATGACTCTTTTAGTAGAACCACTAATGTTTGGAATCCTAAAGTCCTAGATCATAGTTTCAAACCATATGTTGGTCAGCGGTTTAAGGATATTGAGTCATGTTCTTCATTTTATACTGAATATGGAGTACAAGGTGGATTTAATGTTCGCAAATCAACTCAGAAAGTGAAGAATAAGATTGTTGTGACAAAGTATCTTGTTTGCCAAAAGGCAGGACATTATGATACTTCTGGTCCAAAGGATTCTGGAG AGGGTCATAACCATCCGTTAGTTTCTGAATCGGGAAAGGAGTTTCTTCGTGCAAATCGAACTATGACTTCATTTCAACGTCAATTTATCTTAGATGCTGCAAAATCGAACATTGGCGCTTATAGAGCTCATGGCATCTACAACA GTATG AGTGTTACGTTTGCTTCTGCTTTGCTTAACCATGAGAACGAGATAAATTTTACTTGGGCATGTGAGATGGTTTTAAAAGTTTTTGGTCGTCCTCCAAAGTGTATAATAACTGACCAGTGCCTTGCTATGAAAACTACAATATTTAAGGTGTTTCCAGATTGTATCCATCGATATTGTATATGGCATATAATGCAGAAGTTTCCGGCCAAG gTTGGTCTTGTTTTTTGTGCTGAATCTGATTTTATGGAAAAGCTAAACAAATTTGTATGGTCATCACATTTTACGGTAGCAGAATTTGAAAGTGGATGGGACGCAGTATTGAAGGAATTTGGATTAAGTGAACATATTTGGTTGAATGAAATATATGCTATGAGGAAGTCATGGATTCCTGCTTTTTTCCGTGATAAGCCAATGAGAGCATTACTTAGAACCACATCAAGGTCAGAAAGCACCAATTTTTACTTCAATCACTTTGTGCAAAAAGGAGACACACTTTCTAAATTTTATATGTGTTATGAGAGTTCCATTAAAAAACAAAATCATGAAAGTAAAAAGCTCACTAATGGAGACACATGTATTCCAAAACTTGTAACGAAGAAGAATATTGAAAAGCATGCAGCTCAGGTTTACACTCGTACGATGTTCTATAAGGTTCAGAAACAGATTAAGTTTAGTTGTTTCCACATTAGTTTGGGCAGCCCACCAATTGCTGTTGATGGTGTGAATAAATATGTTGTTTGA